From Phenylobacterium immobile (ATCC 35973), a single genomic window includes:
- a CDS encoding leucyl aminopeptidase — translation MEIEFVASGAPTPAKTALVRIVLEGAVLEGAQAQAQAASRFTGQKGQILDLLAQDASGAVRVVVVGAGKPDGFDALGAEHAAASAYHAVKLSGLEALRVELPSQDVNLAAHAALGLRLASYRFDKYRTKEAAEKKPTVKAAQILVADPDAALAAFAGLAAVADGVAFARDLVSEPANILYPAEFARRVKALESLGLEVEVLGEAEMTELGMGALLGVGQGSVRESQLAIMRWKGADDKDAQPIAFVGKGVCFDTGGISIKPADGMEDMKFDMGGAAAVTGLMYALAGRKAKVNVVGVIGLVENMPDGNAQRPGDVVTTMSGQTVEVINTDAEGRLVLADAITYTQQRFKPKFIVNLATLTGAIIVSLGMDLAGLFSNNDELSQNLLDASTAEAEPLWRMPMPAQYDRNIDSPIADMKNVGARPGGSITAALFIQRFVENNLPWAHLDIAGTAWRKNGAVPTSPEGATGYGVRLLNRMVADKYEG, via the coding sequence ATGGAAATTGAGTTCGTCGCAAGCGGAGCGCCGACGCCGGCGAAGACCGCTCTGGTCCGTATCGTCCTGGAAGGCGCCGTGCTTGAAGGCGCCCAGGCTCAGGCCCAGGCGGCGAGCCGGTTCACCGGCCAGAAGGGACAAATCCTGGATTTGCTGGCGCAGGACGCCTCAGGCGCGGTCCGCGTCGTGGTCGTCGGCGCAGGCAAGCCGGATGGCTTCGACGCCCTGGGCGCGGAGCACGCGGCGGCTTCGGCCTACCATGCGGTGAAGCTATCGGGACTTGAAGCGCTGCGCGTCGAATTACCGTCTCAGGACGTGAACTTGGCGGCGCACGCGGCGCTGGGCCTGCGTCTGGCGAGCTACCGGTTCGACAAGTACCGCACTAAGGAAGCCGCGGAGAAAAAGCCGACGGTCAAGGCCGCCCAAATTCTTGTGGCGGATCCCGACGCTGCGCTCGCGGCCTTCGCCGGCCTGGCGGCCGTCGCCGATGGCGTGGCCTTCGCTCGCGACCTCGTGTCGGAGCCAGCCAACATCCTCTATCCGGCGGAATTCGCGCGCCGCGTGAAGGCGCTGGAGAGTCTTGGCCTCGAGGTCGAGGTCCTTGGCGAGGCGGAAATGACCGAGCTGGGCATGGGCGCCTTGCTAGGCGTGGGCCAGGGGAGCGTCCGCGAAAGCCAGCTCGCCATCATGCGCTGGAAAGGCGCGGACGATAAGGACGCCCAGCCCATCGCCTTCGTCGGCAAGGGCGTTTGCTTCGACACTGGCGGCATCTCGATCAAGCCGGCTGACGGCATGGAGGACATGAAGTTCGACATGGGCGGCGCCGCCGCCGTCACGGGGCTGATGTATGCGCTCGCCGGCCGGAAGGCGAAGGTGAACGTCGTCGGCGTCATTGGTCTGGTCGAGAACATGCCCGACGGCAACGCCCAGCGGCCCGGCGACGTGGTCACCACCATGTCCGGGCAAACCGTCGAGGTGATCAACACCGACGCCGAGGGTCGTCTGGTCCTGGCCGACGCGATCACCTACACCCAGCAGCGCTTCAAGCCGAAGTTCATCGTCAACCTGGCGACGCTCACCGGCGCCATCATCGTCAGCCTGGGCATGGACTTGGCTGGGCTGTTCTCCAACAACGACGAGCTGTCGCAGAACCTGTTGGACGCCTCGACCGCCGAGGCCGAGCCTCTGTGGCGGATGCCGATGCCGGCGCAATATGACCGCAACATCGACTCGCCCATCGCCGACATGAAGAACGTCGGCGCCCGGCCGGGCGGCTCGATCACCGCGGCCTTGTTCATCCAGCGTTTCGTCGAGAACAACCTGCCTTGGGCGCACCTGGACATCGCCGGGACCGCCTGGCGCAAGAATGGCGCCGTGCCCACCAGTCCTGAAGGCGCCACCGGCTACGGCGTGCGGTTGCTCAACCGCATGGTGGCCGACAAGTACGAAGGCTAG
- a CDS encoding DNA polymerase III subunit chi, whose amino-acid sequence MPAEVWFYHLERTGLDQALPELLEKTLGRGWRAVVRARQPERVAALDSWLWTYRDESFLPHGPDDEPGASRQPILLTTGFENANGAQALFLIDGAEAGAVEGYERCLVLFDGGDEAQLAVARAQWSALKREGLNLSYWRQMARGWEKQA is encoded by the coding sequence ATGCCGGCGGAGGTCTGGTTCTATCACCTGGAACGCACCGGGCTGGACCAGGCCCTGCCGGAGCTTCTCGAGAAGACTCTCGGCCGGGGGTGGCGAGCGGTCGTGCGGGCGCGCCAACCTGAGCGGGTCGCCGCGCTCGACTCCTGGCTCTGGACCTATCGCGACGAAAGTTTCCTGCCGCATGGCCCGGACGACGAACCGGGCGCATCGCGCCAACCGATACTGCTGACCACCGGTTTCGAGAACGCCAATGGCGCGCAGGCTCTGTTCCTCATCGATGGGGCCGAGGCGGGCGCAGTGGAGGGCTATGAGCGGTGCCTGGTCCTTTTCGACGGCGGCGACGAGGCGCAGTTGGCGGTCGCTCGCGCGCAGTGGAGCGCGCTCAAGCGCGAGGGCCTGAACCTCTCCTATTGGCGCCAGATGGCGCGTGGCTGGGAGAAGCAAGCCTAG
- a CDS encoding M20/M25/M40 family metallo-hydrolase, whose product MSLKSVAVLAAVLIVGGTAAYAQAPSAKHVAAQKKLMSSAAFAAVGQALERNFDQQVADWIMLTEIAAPPFKEEARGKAYLELLKKAGLSDVQMDEVGNVYGVRKGLGGGGGKVVLVTAHLDTVFPEGTDVKVKREGAILKAPGIGDDTAGLASLLAMIRALDAAGVKTQSDIVFMGDVGEEGPGDLRGMRHLFTKSALGKQIKYFIAVEPGTERLTAAGPGSKRYRLKFKGPGGHSFGAFGLVNPAYAMGNFLAEFGKSQVPTTPKTTFNIGSITGGTSVNSIPFEMTAEIDMRSDSKAALDAIEQRYLSLLQPAADAENAARSTQAGKITIENTVIGDRPVGETLKTAEIVQVAMASMAAAGVTPSFGTGSTDSNIPMSMGIPAITIGSGFDGVRAHSLDEAMTIDKAKAVKFMTINLATIVSLAGAAR is encoded by the coding sequence ATGAGCCTGAAGTCTGTCGCGGTGCTGGCCGCTGTCCTGATCGTGGGGGGCACGGCTGCGTATGCTCAGGCGCCGTCCGCCAAGCATGTCGCCGCGCAGAAGAAGCTGATGTCGAGCGCGGCCTTCGCCGCGGTCGGCCAGGCTCTGGAGCGCAATTTCGACCAGCAGGTCGCCGACTGGATCATGCTGACCGAGATCGCCGCGCCGCCTTTCAAGGAGGAAGCTCGCGGCAAGGCTTACCTCGAACTGTTGAAGAAGGCGGGGCTGTCGGACGTCCAGATGGATGAAGTCGGCAACGTCTATGGCGTGCGCAAGGGTCTGGGTGGCGGGGGCGGGAAGGTCGTCCTGGTCACCGCACACCTCGATACAGTGTTCCCCGAGGGCACCGATGTGAAGGTGAAGCGTGAGGGCGCCATCCTGAAGGCGCCGGGTATCGGCGACGACACGGCGGGCCTTGCCTCACTCCTGGCCATGATCCGCGCTCTGGATGCCGCGGGCGTGAAAACCCAGTCTGACATCGTCTTCATGGGCGACGTCGGCGAAGAAGGCCCCGGCGACCTCCGCGGTATGCGCCACCTGTTCACCAAGAGCGCGCTGGGCAAGCAGATCAAATACTTCATCGCGGTGGAGCCTGGTACGGAACGGCTGACCGCCGCGGGTCCGGGCTCGAAGCGCTATCGGTTGAAGTTCAAAGGTCCGGGCGGCCATAGCTTCGGCGCCTTTGGTTTGGTGAACCCGGCCTACGCCATGGGCAATTTCCTGGCCGAGTTTGGCAAATCGCAGGTCCCGACGACGCCGAAGACCACCTTCAACATCGGTTCGATCACGGGCGGGACGTCGGTCAACTCAATCCCGTTCGAGATGACCGCCGAGATTGATATGCGTTCCGACAGCAAGGCCGCGCTGGACGCCATAGAGCAGCGCTATCTGTCGTTGCTGCAGCCTGCGGCGGACGCCGAGAACGCGGCGCGCTCGACGCAGGCTGGTAAGATCACCATCGAAAACACCGTCATCGGCGACCGCCCTGTCGGCGAGACCCTGAAGACGGCCGAGATCGTCCAGGTGGCGATGGCGTCGATGGCCGCGGCGGGCGTGACCCCCAGTTTCGGCACGGGATCAACCGACTCCAACATACCGATGAGCATGGGCATCCCGGCCATCACCATCGGTTCAGGCTTCGACGGGGTGCGCGCGCACTCGCTGGATGAAGCCATGACCATAGACAAGGCCAAGGCGGTTAAGTTCATGACGATCAACCTGGCGACGATCGTCAGCCTGGCCGGCGCAGCGCGTTAG
- a CDS encoding glycosyltransferase has protein sequence MARGVLFVHNNFPAQFRTLAQTLVARGVPVYAIGAKGAPGLDGVRLARCALIRGTTEGILPLAVRAEADMIRGRSALNGALAMKKEGFEPTVIIGHPGWGETLFLAEVWPEAKQLLFSEFFYKGRDSDIDFDPEFSKPTDESRLVARSKNAAMSYALAQADVLVAPTEFQASLLPRIFREQTQVIHEGIDVDAIRPGPAEPFVLPDGRVIAPGAPVITHVNNKLEPLRGLHIFLRALPRLLKEVPNAEVLIFGNPTKSGYGGAAPDGLTWKDVCMRGLEDKLTPDRVHFMGRVPLAKMHAGMRLGAAHVYYSYPFVLSWSLVEAMALGCNVIGSDTAPLRDAIDDGVNGTLLPFFDVDALSLAMIDACRNTQASVGLRAAAREKAVAKFDSRRGTAAWLRLIVEAGMPIPGVSRTLQY, from the coding sequence ATGGCTCGCGGCGTGCTCTTCGTACACAACAATTTCCCGGCGCAGTTCCGCACCCTGGCGCAGACCCTGGTGGCGCGCGGCGTGCCGGTCTACGCCATCGGCGCCAAGGGCGCGCCGGGGCTGGACGGGGTGAGGCTGGCGCGCTGCGCCCTAATTCGGGGCACCACAGAAGGAATCCTTCCCCTCGCGGTCCGCGCCGAAGCCGACATGATCCGCGGCCGCAGCGCGCTGAACGGGGCCTTGGCGATGAAGAAGGAAGGCTTCGAGCCGACGGTCATCATCGGTCATCCAGGCTGGGGGGAAACGCTGTTTCTTGCCGAGGTCTGGCCAGAGGCCAAGCAGCTGCTGTTCTCGGAGTTCTTCTACAAGGGCCGCGACTCCGACATCGACTTTGATCCGGAATTTTCGAAGCCCACGGATGAATCGCGCCTCGTGGCGCGCAGCAAGAACGCCGCCATGTCGTACGCCCTCGCTCAGGCCGACGTGCTGGTCGCCCCTACAGAGTTCCAAGCCTCGCTGCTGCCGCGCATCTTCCGCGAGCAAACCCAGGTCATCCACGAAGGCATTGACGTCGACGCAATCCGGCCGGGCCCGGCCGAGCCCTTCGTCCTGCCGGATGGGCGGGTCATCGCGCCAGGCGCGCCGGTCATCACCCATGTGAATAACAAGCTGGAGCCGCTGCGGGGACTGCACATCTTCCTGCGCGCCCTGCCCCGTCTGCTGAAAGAAGTCCCCAACGCCGAGGTGCTGATCTTCGGAAATCCCACCAAGTCCGGCTATGGCGGCGCGGCGCCTGATGGCCTGACCTGGAAGGATGTCTGCATGCGCGGGCTTGAGGACAAACTCACACCGGACCGGGTCCACTTCATGGGCAGGGTGCCGTTGGCGAAGATGCACGCGGGCATGCGGCTGGGCGCGGCCCACGTCTACTATTCCTACCCCTTCGTGCTCTCCTGGTCGCTGGTCGAGGCGATGGCGCTCGGTTGCAACGTGATCGGATCGGACACCGCCCCTTTGCGCGACGCAATCGACGATGGGGTCAACGGGACGTTGCTGCCATTCTTTGATGTCGATGCGCTGTCGCTGGCCATGATCGACGCTTGCCGCAATACGCAGGCCAGCGTTGGCCTGCGCGCCGCCGCGCGCGAAAAGGCCGTCGCCAAGTTCGACTCCCGACGCGGCACGGCGGCCTGGCTGCGGCTGATCGTTGAGGCGGGAATGCCCATCCCCGGCGTCAGCCGCACCCTCCAGTACTAA
- a CDS encoding Na+/H+ antiporter, which yields MSPVPTILNLLLAVVVSGGLARFTRLPLPIVQMSLGAGIALSAIPTVELHPELFFLLFLPPLLFLDGWRIPKDELFRDRATILELAIGLVILTVLCVGIFIHWLIPAVPLAVAFALAAVISPTDPIAVSAIAARAPIPKRMMHILEGESLLNDASGLVCMRFAVAAALTGVFSPSQALVTFAWLAFGGIAIGFGVTWTATRAKQWIGERLGEDTGTQVLVSLLIPFGAYILAEKLHCSGILAAVAAGVTMSFAEQRGRALAATRVRRAAVWDSVQFAANGVIFVLLGEQMPGLIGKASDTIRITGHAEPWWLLIYVLAICLALGGLRFAWVWLSLRWTLFKAVRRGEPRPSVSWRLVAAMSLAGVRGAITLAGVLTLPLTLTDGSPFPARDLAIFLAAGVILVSMVAASVLLPKVLRGLELPPEPSRQAEIDEARSAAAHAAILAIEAEQHKLAAGREDADLYTDTAGRIMELYRQRIEGRRDAVGQGPHVDQIERKLLLVGLEAERAEVRRRIRARELDGAAGQRLVRDIDLREAR from the coding sequence ATGAGTCCTGTTCCGACGATCCTGAACCTGCTTTTGGCCGTGGTCGTGAGCGGCGGGCTGGCCCGCTTCACGCGACTGCCCCTGCCGATCGTGCAGATGAGCCTGGGCGCGGGCATCGCCTTGTCGGCGATTCCGACCGTCGAGTTGCACCCTGAGCTGTTCTTCCTGCTTTTCCTGCCGCCATTGCTGTTTCTTGATGGTTGGCGGATTCCGAAGGACGAGCTGTTTCGCGACCGGGCGACCATCCTGGAATTGGCCATCGGCCTGGTGATCCTGACGGTGCTCTGCGTCGGGATTTTCATCCATTGGCTGATCCCCGCGGTGCCGCTGGCGGTGGCCTTCGCCCTGGCGGCCGTGATCTCGCCGACAGACCCGATCGCGGTGTCGGCGATCGCGGCTCGCGCGCCGATCCCCAAGAGGATGATGCACATCCTGGAGGGCGAATCGCTGCTGAACGACGCCTCGGGTCTGGTGTGCATGCGCTTCGCCGTCGCCGCCGCCTTGACCGGGGTCTTCTCGCCATCGCAGGCGCTGGTCACCTTCGCCTGGCTGGCCTTCGGCGGCATCGCCATCGGCTTCGGCGTCACCTGGACGGCGACGCGGGCCAAGCAGTGGATCGGTGAACGCCTGGGCGAGGACACGGGCACCCAGGTCCTGGTCAGTCTCTTGATCCCCTTCGGCGCCTACATCCTGGCGGAAAAGCTTCATTGCTCAGGCATCCTGGCCGCGGTGGCGGCGGGCGTGACGATGAGCTTCGCCGAGCAGCGGGGCCGCGCGCTCGCCGCCACGCGGGTGCGGCGGGCCGCGGTCTGGGACAGCGTGCAGTTCGCGGCGAATGGCGTGATCTTCGTCCTGCTGGGCGAACAGATGCCGGGCCTTATCGGCAAGGCGTCAGATACGATCCGCATCACCGGCCATGCCGAGCCCTGGTGGCTGCTGATCTATGTGTTGGCGATCTGCCTTGCCCTGGGCGGCTTGCGGTTCGCCTGGGTGTGGCTTTCCTTGCGGTGGACGCTGTTCAAGGCTGTCCGGCGCGGAGAGCCGAGGCCTTCGGTCAGCTGGCGGCTGGTGGCGGCCATGTCGCTGGCCGGGGTCCGGGGCGCAATCACCCTGGCCGGCGTGCTGACCCTGCCCCTGACGCTGACCGATGGCTCGCCGTTCCCGGCGCGCGACCTGGCGATCTTCCTGGCCGCGGGCGTGATCCTGGTCTCGATGGTCGCTGCGAGCGTTCTGCTGCCCAAGGTTCTGCGAGGTCTGGAACTGCCGCCGGAGCCTTCACGGCAGGCTGAGATCGACGAGGCGCGCAGCGCGGCCGCACATGCCGCCATCCTGGCGATCGAGGCGGAGCAGCACAAACTGGCCGCAGGCCGCGAAGACGCCGATCTCTACACCGACACCGCCGGTCGGATCATGGAACTTTATCGGCAGCGGATAGAAGGCCGCCGCGACGCCGTGGGCCAAGGACCCCATGTCGATCAGATCGAGCGCAAACTTCTTCTGGTGGGGTTGGAAGCTGAGCGGGCGGAAGTTCGCCGCCGCATCCGCGCGCGTGAGTTGGATGGCGCGGCCGGCCAGCGCCTCGTGCGGGACATCGACCTGCGCGAAGCGCGCTAG
- a CDS encoding class 1 fructose-bisphosphatase, whose translation MRKTLTQFLVEQQRVGAPQQLGFLIEVVSQACVTIANAVNKGGIEGVLGALDQENIQGEVQKKLDVIANDIMLAVNGWGGHLAGQASEEMDTIVPDAQTGGEYLLVYDPIDGSSNIDVNGVVGTIFSVLKAPSAAEGRVATEADFLQPGVQQVAAGYAIYGPQTVLVLTLGAGVQAFSLDRETGAWVQTSEAMQIPRKTKEFSINMAYQRHWPAPVSRYVAEVLAGRDGPRGVDFNMRWMGSMVGDVHRVLTRGGVFMYPTDERADMTAGKLRLMYEANPIAFLVEQAGGMATDGARRIMELQPERLHQRTGVILGSADEVALIADYYSKA comes from the coding sequence ATGCGCAAGACCCTGACCCAGTTCCTCGTCGAGCAGCAGCGCGTCGGCGCGCCCCAGCAGCTTGGCTTCCTGATCGAGGTGGTCTCCCAAGCCTGCGTCACGATCGCCAACGCCGTGAACAAGGGCGGCATCGAAGGGGTCTTGGGCGCTCTGGACCAGGAGAACATCCAAGGCGAAGTCCAGAAGAAGCTCGACGTCATCGCCAATGACATCATGTTGGCGGTGAATGGCTGGGGCGGTCATCTCGCCGGCCAGGCTTCCGAAGAGATGGACACCATCGTCCCTGACGCCCAGACCGGCGGCGAGTACCTGCTGGTCTATGATCCCATCGACGGCTCCAGCAACATCGACGTCAACGGCGTGGTCGGCACCATCTTCTCCGTCCTGAAGGCGCCCAGCGCCGCCGAAGGTCGCGTCGCCACCGAGGCCGACTTCTTGCAGCCCGGCGTCCAGCAGGTGGCCGCCGGCTACGCCATCTATGGTCCGCAGACCGTGCTGGTGTTGACGCTTGGCGCAGGCGTCCAGGCGTTCAGTCTCGACCGTGAGACCGGTGCATGGGTGCAGACCAGCGAGGCCATGCAGATTCCGCGGAAGACGAAGGAATTCTCGATCAACATGGCCTACCAGCGACATTGGCCGGCGCCCGTGTCGCGCTATGTGGCCGAGGTTCTGGCGGGCAGAGACGGGCCGCGCGGCGTGGATTTCAACATGCGCTGGATGGGTTCAATGGTCGGAGACGTCCACCGCGTTCTGACCCGCGGCGGGGTCTTCATGTACCCGACGGATGAACGCGCCGACATGACCGCCGGCAAGCTGCGCCTGATGTATGAGGCCAATCCGATCGCCTTCCTCGTCGAACAGGCCGGGGGCATGGCGACGGACGGCGCGCGACGGATCATGGAGCTGCAACCCGAACGCCTGCACCAACGCACGGGCGTGATCCTGGGCTCCGCCGATGAGGTCGCGCTCATCGCCGACTATTACAGCAAGGCCTAG